A single Malaclemys terrapin pileata isolate rMalTer1 chromosome 3, rMalTer1.hap1, whole genome shotgun sequence DNA region contains:
- the ID2 gene encoding DNA-binding protein inhibitor ID-2, with protein sequence MKAFSPVRSVRKNSLSEHTLGISRSKTPVDDPMSLLYNMNDCYSKLKELVPSIPQNKKVSKMEILQHVIDYILDLQIALDSHPSIVSLHHQRPGPNPSSRTPLTTLNTDISILSLQASEFPSELMSNDSKALCG encoded by the exons ATGAAAGCTTTCAGTCCTGTGAGATCCGTCAGGAAAAACAGCCTCTCTGAACACACCCTGGGAATATCCCGGAGCAAAACCCCCGTGGATGATCCTATGAGTTTGCTATACAACATGAATGACTGCTACTCCAAACTGAAAGAGCTAGTGCCCAGCATCCCTCAGAACAAGAAAGTGAGCAAGATGGAAATCCTGCAGCACGTTATTGACTACATCCTGGACCTGCAAATTGCTTTAGACTCACACCCCAGTATTGTCAGCCTCCATCACCAGAGACCAGGACCAAATCCTTCCTCCAGAACTCCTCTGACCACCTTAAACACAGACATCAGCATCTTGTCATTACAG GCATCTGAATTCCCTTCAGAATTAATGTCAAATGACAGCAAAGCACTTTGTGGCTAA